Proteins co-encoded in one Acinetobacter lwoffii genomic window:
- a CDS encoding putative solute-binding protein, protein MKKTLLSLAAFSAFGFASAAHAEKVDICVFDLLGKSGESFQMAQEWALAAKGWGAEINLIARQDEAVADNDFKAGKCDGVFMTAMRARQYNKFAGSIDALGGAPSNAIAQRAISFALDKRNAAKMVSNMGGKKYEIAGISPLGSAFIFVRDKNINSIEKAAGKKFAVLGYDDAQKIMVQRVGAQAVISDVSNFVAKFNNGQVDMIGAPAYAYKPLEIYKGLGNNGAMFNFPVLHVTSDFVIRPEKFPAGFGQKSRDWFIKNLPKSMGMISRLEAGIPSKYKMNLSAEDKTKYQKMLRDGRMDMTKRGIYDASMMSVLKRARCSVDKANFECSIAGE, encoded by the coding sequence ATGAAAAAAACACTCTTATCATTGGCTGCATTCTCTGCATTTGGTTTTGCAAGTGCGGCGCATGCAGAAAAAGTCGATATCTGTGTGTTTGACTTACTGGGTAAATCCGGTGAGTCTTTCCAGATGGCGCAAGAATGGGCACTGGCTGCAAAAGGCTGGGGCGCAGAAATCAATCTGATTGCCCGTCAGGATGAAGCGGTTGCCGACAATGACTTCAAGGCCGGTAAATGTGATGGTGTGTTTATGACAGCCATGCGTGCCCGTCAATACAATAAATTTGCCGGTTCTATTGATGCACTGGGCGGTGCACCAAGTAATGCCATTGCCCAGCGTGCGATCAGTTTTGCTCTGGACAAACGTAATGCAGCGAAAATGGTCAGTAATATGGGCGGCAAAAAATACGAAATTGCCGGTATTTCACCGTTGGGTTCAGCATTTATTTTTGTTCGTGACAAGAATATCAATTCGATTGAAAAAGCCGCAGGGAAGAAATTCGCCGTACTCGGCTATGACGATGCCCAGAAAATCATGGTACAGCGCGTCGGTGCGCAGGCAGTGATCTCCGATGTTTCTAACTTTGTCGCCAAATTTAACAATGGTCAGGTGGATATGATCGGTGCACCTGCTTATGCCTACAAGCCATTAGAAATCTATAAAGGTCTGGGTAATAACGGCGCAATGTTTAATTTCCCGGTACTGCATGTCACCTCTGATTTTGTAATTCGTCCGGAAAAATTCCCCGCAGGTTTTGGACAGAAATCGCGTGACTGGTTTATCAAAAACCTGCCAAAGAGCATGGGGATGATCAGCCGTCTGGAAGCGGGTATTCCGTCGAAATATAAAATGAATCTGAGCGCTGAAGATAAAACCAAGTATCAGAAAATGTTACGTGATGGCCGGATGGATATGACCAAACGCGGAATCTATGATGCTAGCATGATGTCGGTCTTAAAACGTGCACGCTGTTCTGTCGATAAGGCCAACTTTGAATGTTCAATTGCTGGCGAATAA
- a CDS encoding putative solute-binding protein: protein MHRGWKALALATATLAVSGLAQAKQVICVFDLVGKNGDVYSVMKDYQLAAKNWGADVELRVNTNEAVVAEDFKAGKCDGISVTGMRGRQFNNFTGSLDAIGAIPDLNLAVKVMQGLASPTFAKHMLQGKYEVVGVIPVGDAFLLVNDRSINTVAKAAGKKIAVLDYDEAQKIMVQQVGAQAVSADVTNFGAKFNNGQVDIIGAPAAVFKPLELHKGLGNKGAIVNYPVLQVTGNIIIRPDKFPAGYGQKSREWVRSQLPRAFGILGKMKADIPAKYWMDIPAADKSGYQKMMRDSRIDLTKRGVYDKRMMKLLWQFRCKQNPKNFECALQDENYK from the coding sequence ATGCATAGAGGATGGAAAGCACTGGCATTGGCTACGGCGACACTGGCTGTTTCAGGTCTGGCGCAAGCTAAACAGGTGATTTGCGTATTTGATCTGGTTGGTAAAAACGGTGATGTCTATAGTGTGATGAAAGACTATCAGTTGGCGGCCAAAAATTGGGGTGCAGATGTCGAACTGCGGGTGAATACCAATGAAGCGGTGGTTGCAGAAGATTTTAAAGCTGGAAAATGTGACGGCATTAGTGTGACCGGGATGCGTGGCCGTCAGTTCAATAATTTTACCGGTTCACTCGATGCTATTGGCGCGATTCCAGATCTGAATCTGGCAGTTAAAGTAATGCAGGGACTGGCCAGTCCGACCTTTGCCAAACATATGCTGCAAGGTAAATATGAGGTAGTCGGTGTCATTCCTGTGGGTGATGCTTTCCTGCTGGTGAACGACCGCAGTATTAATACCGTTGCTAAAGCCGCTGGTAAAAAAATTGCCGTACTTGATTATGATGAAGCACAAAAAATCATGGTACAGCAGGTCGGCGCACAGGCGGTGAGTGCCGATGTCACCAATTTTGGTGCCAAGTTTAACAATGGCCAGGTGGATATTATTGGTGCACCAGCAGCAGTATTTAAACCGCTGGAATTACATAAAGGCTTGGGTAACAAAGGCGCGATTGTGAATTATCCGGTGTTGCAGGTCACAGGCAATATCATTATCCGTCCAGATAAATTTCCGGCAGGTTACGGACAAAAATCACGTGAATGGGTGAGAAGTCAGTTACCGCGTGCCTTTGGTATTTTGGGGAAAATGAAAGCGGACATTCCAGCAAAATACTGGATGGATATTCCTGCTGCAGACAAATCGGGTTACCAGAAAATGATGCGGGATTCCCGAATTGACCTGACCAAACGCGGTGTTTATGACAAACGTATGATGAAATTGTTATGGCAATTCCGCTGCAAACAGAACCCGAAAAACTTTGAATGTGCCTTACAGGATGAGAACTACAAATAA
- the erpA gene encoding iron-sulfur cluster insertion protein ErpA translates to MNAQALVLTDNAANKVRQLRDSEGNQDLMLRVYVTGGGCSGFSYGFNFAESQNEDDAEFANGDVKVLVDSLSYQYLVGSVVDYLEGLEGSRFVVQNPNATTTCGCGSSFSI, encoded by the coding sequence ATGAATGCCCAAGCGCTTGTGCTCACCGACAATGCCGCAAATAAAGTACGCCAGTTGCGTGACAGTGAAGGTAACCAAGACTTAATGCTCCGTGTCTATGTGACCGGTGGCGGCTGTTCAGGTTTCTCTTATGGCTTTAATTTTGCAGAAAGCCAGAATGAAGATGATGCAGAATTTGCCAATGGCGATGTTAAAGTCCTGGTCGATTCATTGAGTTATCAATATCTGGTCGGTTCGGTGGTAGATTATTTAGAAGGTCTGGAAGGTTCACGTTTTGTGGTACAAAACCCGAATGCGACCACGACCTGTGGTTGTGGATCTTCATTCTCGATCTAA
- a CDS encoding matrixin family metalloprotease, whose protein sequence is MRLLLCLLVVGLIMSAYLHMQAQTHPQLRYNSLADRLTHPFDTRLRFRIDQVDSGFGLSKDQVIQLSKEAIEIWHQGSNRDDLMVYDENARLSIHLIYDQRQQDYDALKKVEKQLLADDAKYQRQVKNLEASHQHLESQQQRLIQQRDQMNSEFQALQQRRRQPNLSAYEHEQIEYEVLALQRKSESFQRELQYLQEQQSSFNMNVSMHQHGLQNHQQNIIQAQQRFPAREFHKGVFMGDQIHVYQFDAEDDLRLTLAHELGHALGLYHHNDPEALMYPVLGKQNLQHFQLRPADKTLLYNR, encoded by the coding sequence ATGCGTCTTCTGCTCTGTCTGCTCGTAGTGGGATTGATCATGTCTGCCTATCTACATATGCAGGCCCAAACCCATCCACAACTGCGCTATAACTCGCTGGCTGATCGTTTGACGCATCCTTTCGATACACGCTTACGTTTCCGGATTGATCAGGTCGATTCAGGCTTTGGACTAAGTAAAGATCAGGTCATTCAACTGAGCAAGGAAGCGATCGAAATCTGGCATCAGGGAAGCAATCGTGATGATTTGATGGTCTATGATGAAAATGCCAGGCTGAGTATTCACCTGATCTATGATCAACGCCAGCAAGACTATGATGCCTTGAAGAAAGTCGAAAAACAGTTGCTGGCAGATGACGCCAAGTATCAACGTCAGGTCAAAAATCTGGAAGCATCCCATCAGCATCTGGAAAGTCAGCAGCAACGCCTGATCCAGCAAAGAGATCAGATGAATAGTGAATTTCAGGCCTTACAGCAACGACGCCGTCAGCCAAATTTATCTGCTTATGAACATGAGCAGATTGAATATGAGGTTTTGGCTTTACAGCGCAAATCGGAAAGTTTTCAACGGGAACTTCAGTACCTTCAGGAACAGCAAAGTTCCTTTAATATGAATGTTTCCATGCATCAACATGGTCTGCAAAACCATCAGCAGAATATCATTCAAGCCCAACAGCGTTTCCCTGCCCGCGAATTTCATAAAGGCGTGTTTATGGGTGATCAAATTCATGTCTATCAGTTTGATGCAGAAGATGATCTCCGTCTGACTCTGGCACATGAACTCGGACATGCCTTGGGGCTGTATCACCATAATGACCCGGAAGCACTGATGTATCCGGTGCTGGGTAAACAGAATCTGCAACACTTCCAGCTGCGACCTGCAGACAAGACCTTGCTTTATAACCGTTAA
- the blaOXA gene encoding OXA-134 family carbapenem-hydrolyzing class D beta-lactamase has protein sequence MKILILLALFSCLGLTACSLPVSSSPSQSTSTQSTQAIAQLFDQAQSSGVLVIQRGQKILVYGNDLSRADTEYVPASTFKMLNALIGLQHGKATTNEIFKWDGKKRSFAVWEKDMTLGEAMQASAVPVYQELARRIGLELMQQEVQRIQFGNQQIGQQVDNFWLLGPLKVTPKQEVQFVSALAREQLALDPQVQQQVKAMLFLQERKAYRLYVKSGWGMDVEPQVGWLTGWFETPQAEIVAFSLNMQMQNGIDPAIRLEILQQALAELGLYPKAEG, from the coding sequence ATGAAAATTCTGATTTTGCTGGCTTTATTTAGTTGTTTGGGCCTGACAGCGTGTAGTCTGCCCGTTTCATCTTCTCCCTCTCAAAGCACTTCGACTCAATCGACTCAAGCCATTGCCCAATTATTTGATCAGGCGCAAAGCTCTGGCGTTTTAGTGATTCAGCGTGGTCAAAAGATCCTGGTCTATGGCAATGATTTAAGCCGTGCAGATACCGAATATGTTCCTGCCTCTACCTTTAAAATGCTCAATGCTCTGATTGGCCTGCAACATGGCAAAGCCACAACCAATGAAATTTTTAAATGGGATGGCAAGAAACGCAGTTTTGCAGTCTGGGAAAAAGACATGACTCTCGGCGAAGCCATGCAAGCTTCTGCTGTACCCGTGTATCAGGAACTGGCACGTCGTATTGGCCTTGAACTGATGCAACAGGAAGTACAACGCATCCAATTTGGTAATCAGCAGATTGGTCAACAGGTCGATAACTTCTGGTTGTTAGGCCCTTTGAAAGTTACTCCAAAACAGGAAGTCCAATTTGTCTCTGCTCTAGCCCGAGAGCAACTGGCCCTTGATCCTCAAGTCCAGCAACAAGTCAAAGCCATGTTATTTTTACAGGAGCGGAAAGCTTATCGACTATATGTCAAATCCGGTTGGGGCATGGATGTGGAACCGCAAGTCGGCTGGCTCACCGGCTGGTTTGAAACACCGCAGGCTGAAATCGTGGCATTTTCACTCAATATGCAGATGCAAAATGGTATAGATCCGGCGATCCGCCTTGAAATTTTGCAGCAGGCTTTGGCCGAATTAGGGCTTTATCCAAAAGCTGAAGGATGA
- the dnaK gene encoding molecular chaperone DnaK: MAKIIGIDLGTTNSCVAVLEGDKVKVIENAEGARTTPSIIAYKDGEILVGQSAKRQAVTNPKNTLFAIKRLIGRRYEDQAVQKDIGLVPYKIIKADNGDAWVDVNDKKLAPQQVSAEILKKMKKTAEDYLGETVTEAVITVPAYFNDAQRQATKDAGKIAGLEVKRIINEPTAAALAFGMDKKEGDRKIAVYDLGGGTFDVSIIEIADLDGDQQIEVLSTNGDTFLGGEDFDNALIEFLVEEFKKEQNFNLKQDPLALQRLKEAAEKAKIELSSSNATEINLPYITADATGPKHLVINVTRAKLEGLVADLVARTIEPCRIALKDAGLSTSDISDVILVGGQSRMPMVQQKVQEFFGKEPRKDVNPDEAVAMGAAIQGAVLSGDKTDVLLLDVTPLTLGIETMGGVLTAIIEKNTTIPAKKSQVFSTAADNQPAVDISVYQGERKMAQQNKLLGNFQLGDIPPAPRGVPQIEVSFDINADGILKVSAKDKSTGKEQSIQIKANSGLSDAEIEAMIKDAEANAEEDRKFEELAKARNEADALVASSQKAVKDLGEQVTADEKTAIETAVSELEAATKENDVEEIKAKTEALQNIIMPITQRAYEAAQGQGGAQGFDPNAFQGGEGQSQKADDGVVDAEFTEVKDDKK; this comes from the coding sequence ATGGCTAAAATCATTGGTATTGACTTAGGTACTACAAACTCATGTGTTGCAGTACTTGAAGGCGACAAAGTTAAAGTAATCGAAAACGCTGAAGGCGCGCGTACCACTCCATCTATTATTGCCTATAAAGATGGCGAAATTCTGGTAGGTCAATCTGCAAAGCGTCAAGCAGTAACGAATCCGAAAAACACATTGTTCGCGATCAAACGTTTGATCGGTCGTCGTTATGAAGACCAAGCGGTACAAAAAGATATCGGCTTAGTTCCTTACAAAATCATCAAAGCTGACAACGGTGATGCTTGGGTTGATGTCAACGACAAAAAATTGGCACCACAACAGGTTTCTGCTGAAATCTTGAAAAAGATGAAGAAAACTGCTGAAGACTACCTGGGCGAAACAGTGACTGAAGCAGTGATTACTGTTCCAGCTTACTTCAACGATGCACAACGTCAAGCAACTAAAGATGCAGGTAAAATCGCAGGTCTAGAAGTTAAACGTATCATCAACGAGCCAACTGCTGCGGCACTTGCGTTCGGTATGGACAAGAAAGAAGGCGACCGTAAAATCGCGGTTTACGACTTGGGTGGTGGTACTTTCGACGTTTCAATCATTGAAATTGCTGACCTTGATGGCGACCAGCAAATCGAAGTATTGTCGACTAACGGTGACACATTCCTAGGTGGTGAAGACTTCGATAACGCGTTAATCGAGTTTCTGGTTGAAGAGTTCAAGAAAGAACAAAACTTTAACCTGAAACAAGATCCACTTGCACTTCAACGTTTAAAAGAAGCTGCTGAGAAAGCGAAGATCGAGCTTTCTTCTTCAAATGCAACTGAAATCAACCTTCCATACATCACTGCTGATGCGACAGGTCCTAAACACTTAGTGATCAACGTAACACGTGCAAAACTTGAAGGTCTGGTTGCTGACCTGGTTGCGCGTACCATTGAACCTTGCCGTATTGCGCTTAAAGATGCGGGTCTTTCGACTTCTGACATCTCTGACGTCATCTTGGTGGGTGGTCAGTCTCGTATGCCAATGGTTCAACAGAAGGTTCAAGAATTCTTCGGTAAAGAGCCACGTAAAGATGTAAACCCTGACGAAGCAGTAGCCATGGGTGCTGCGATTCAAGGTGCGGTACTTTCAGGTGACAAAACTGACGTACTTCTACTTGATGTAACTCCGTTGACACTTGGTATTGAAACCATGGGCGGCGTGTTGACTGCAATTATCGAGAAAAACACCACGATTCCTGCGAAGAAATCTCAAGTGTTCTCAACCGCTGCGGACAACCAGCCTGCTGTAGACATTTCAGTTTACCAAGGTGAGCGTAAAATGGCGCAGCAAAACAAACTATTGGGTAACTTCCAGTTAGGCGACATTCCACCTGCTCCACGTGGTGTGCCACAAATTGAAGTATCTTTCGACATCAACGCTGATGGTATTTTGAAAGTATCTGCAAAAGACAAGAGCACTGGTAAAGAGCAATCGATCCAGATTAAAGCAAACTCAGGTTTGTCTGATGCTGAAATCGAAGCAATGATCAAAGATGCTGAAGCGAATGCTGAAGAAGACCGTAAATTTGAAGAGCTTGCAAAAGCACGTAACGAAGCGGATGCTTTAGTTGCTTCTTCACAAAAAGCAGTGAAAGATCTTGGCGAGCAAGTGACTGCAGACGAAAAAACTGCAATCGAAACTGCGGTTTCTGAGCTTGAAGCTGCAACTAAAGAAAATGACGTTGAAGAAATCAAAGCGAAAACTGAAGCGCTGCAAAACATCATCATGCCAATTACACAACGTGCATATGAAGCAGCTCAAGGCCAAGGCGGTGCGCAAGGTTTTGATCCGAATGCATTCCAAGGCGGCGAAGGTCAATCTCAAAAAGCGGACGACGGCGTTGTAGATGCTGAGTTCACTGAAGTAAAAGATGACAAGAAATAA
- the grpE gene encoding nucleotide exchange factor GrpE yields the protein MATEQNEQAQQLEQEQAEQDTAQTQAETEQAEVSVESLQEQIAQLEGDLKLEKARTANAVYEAQKSVERIQRESEKHKDTVLEKFSKELLETVDNLERAIVAAGEEQTPLREGVELTLKSLLHTLEKFGVVAVDTNNGFNADLHQAVGIDPNAKANEIGTVLQKGYTLNSRLLRPAMVMVGA from the coding sequence ATGGCGACTGAGCAAAACGAGCAAGCTCAACAACTTGAGCAAGAGCAAGCGGAACAAGATACAGCGCAAACTCAAGCTGAAACCGAGCAGGCTGAAGTTTCCGTTGAGTCTTTACAAGAGCAGATTGCGCAGCTTGAAGGTGACTTGAAGTTAGAAAAAGCCCGTACCGCCAACGCAGTCTATGAAGCACAAAAAAGTGTTGAACGTATTCAGCGTGAATCTGAAAAGCATAAAGATACGGTTCTGGAAAAATTCTCTAAAGAGCTTCTAGAAACAGTCGACAATCTGGAGCGTGCCATTGTGGCTGCAGGTGAAGAGCAAACACCATTGCGTGAAGGCGTTGAACTGACGCTTAAATCTTTATTGCATACCTTGGAGAAATTTGGGGTTGTGGCAGTAGACACCAACAATGGTTTTAATGCTGACCTGCATCAGGCAGTCGGTATTGATCCAAATGCCAAAGCCAATGAAATTGGGACTGTTTTGCAAAAAGGTTACACGCTTAACAGTCGCTTATTGCGTCCTGCCATGGTAATGGTCGGCGCTTAA
- a CDS encoding alpha/beta hydrolase, with product MTVNPPVLKSVMEKGQGTAARMLDRLPGIAQEALVKALDYPHVYPDLDPLVKCLMAIQIKQGHSSFISEDLAHSRTLFDARMKAIAAKPTTVKVIEELRLPLQSGSIFARHYHPAPQKKLPMVIFYHGGAFMVGGLDSHDEFCRLLAVHAKVQVLSVAYPLTPEFSPLQMVQVCEDALAWAHQHSKQLKIYKNRIAVAGDSAGGNLATVVAQRSAGKSYAARAQLLLYPAVDFKSRHPSFYAYKDGLVLSEQDIDLVTFMYAQTHQIELDDPLISPTYGELQNLPPSYVITARHDVLHDEGSIYAHKLRQNGVSVHYHEYTDQAHGFINLTPISRRAKKYVIEISKNFRKFWDKNS from the coding sequence ATGACTGTGAATCCTCCGGTTCTGAAAAGTGTGATGGAAAAAGGACAAGGGACGGCAGCACGTATGCTGGACCGCTTACCTGGTATTGCACAGGAAGCATTGGTTAAGGCCCTGGATTATCCTCATGTCTACCCTGATTTAGACCCTTTGGTAAAATGTCTGATGGCCATCCAGATAAAACAGGGGCATAGCAGTTTTATCAGTGAGGATCTGGCACATTCGCGCACATTGTTTGATGCACGCATGAAAGCGATCGCGGCTAAACCAACTACTGTCAAAGTCATCGAAGAGCTGCGCCTGCCTTTGCAAAGTGGCAGCATCTTTGCCCGGCATTATCATCCAGCTCCACAAAAGAAGTTGCCGATGGTGATTTTTTATCATGGCGGTGCATTTATGGTGGGCGGTCTGGACAGCCATGATGAATTCTGTCGCTTGCTGGCAGTACATGCCAAAGTGCAGGTGCTAAGCGTGGCTTATCCGCTGACGCCAGAATTTAGCCCCTTGCAGATGGTACAGGTTTGTGAAGATGCCTTGGCTTGGGCACATCAGCATAGTAAGCAACTAAAAATCTATAAAAATCGTATTGCCGTAGCAGGGGACAGTGCCGGAGGAAATCTGGCTACTGTCGTGGCACAGCGCAGTGCAGGTAAATCTTATGCCGCACGAGCACAGCTTTTGCTTTATCCGGCGGTCGACTTTAAAAGTCGCCATCCTTCTTTTTATGCCTATAAAGATGGACTGGTGCTTTCAGAGCAGGATATTGATCTGGTGACCTTCATGTATGCCCAAACCCATCAGATTGAACTGGATGATCCGTTGATATCACCGACCTATGGTGAATTGCAAAACTTGCCGCCAAGTTATGTGATTACTGCACGTCATGATGTCCTGCATGATGAAGGTTCAATCTATGCACATAAACTACGTCAGAATGGCGTGAGTGTTCATTATCATGAATATACCGATCAGGCACATGGTTTTATTAACCTGACGCCGATCTCCCGCCGTGCCAAAAAATATGTGATTGAGATCAGCAAAAATTTCCGCAAATTTTGGGACAAAAATAGTTAA
- a CDS encoding acetoacetate decarboxylase family protein has translation MKHALLQEQNIHQFPPWHLQGEGFILNYWLTPSFIEQAKQFRIAPSPLGRMVQVLLVRYHASPIGPYDELLILDHPLISKRRLSSIPKIYVSTHESVVHGQHLWGIPKEHAQFEWQEKDQEVLCQIQHQNQHMTIRLKKTKSARQFYINSHHIPASMLKIQQAWKGQRFQFSPQFRGHLSKLSQVEWQDAENIFPDFSKAKLLQSFYVPKFNLIFPEAQISSKV, from the coding sequence ATGAAGCATGCATTATTACAGGAGCAAAATATCCACCAGTTTCCACCTTGGCATTTGCAGGGTGAGGGTTTTATTCTGAATTATTGGCTGACCCCAAGCTTTATTGAGCAAGCAAAACAGTTCCGTATTGCGCCTTCTCCGCTGGGTCGTATGGTCCAAGTCTTATTGGTGCGTTATCACGCTTCGCCGATTGGCCCTTATGATGAGTTACTGATTCTGGATCATCCTTTAATTAGTAAACGACGCCTCAGCTCAATTCCTAAAATTTATGTGTCTACCCATGAGTCTGTGGTACACGGTCAGCATTTATGGGGCATTCCCAAAGAACATGCGCAGTTTGAATGGCAGGAAAAGGATCAGGAAGTACTGTGTCAGATTCAACACCAGAACCAGCATATGACGATTCGGCTGAAGAAAACCAAATCCGCACGCCAGTTCTATATTAATAGTCATCATATTCCAGCATCTATGCTGAAGATTCAGCAAGCCTGGAAAGGTCAGCGTTTTCAGTTTAGTCCACAGTTCCGCGGTCACCTCTCCAAACTCTCGCAAGTAGAATGGCAAGATGCCGAAAATATATTTCCAGATTTTTCCAAAGCCAAATTGCTGCAAAGCTTTTATGTCCCCAAATTCAATCTGATCTTTCCTGAAGCGCAGATCAGCAGCAAAGTATAA
- a CDS encoding peptidylprolyl isomerase A, which yields MLKKSLCVIALAAVSLPSFAANTIIEMKTSSGNIEIELFNDKAPISAKNFESYVKSNFYKDTIFHRVIPGFMVQGGGFDVNMQEKANTQAPIKNESSNGLQNKRGTLAMARTNQPDSARAQFFVNLVDNDFLDRSARNAGYAVFGKVTKGMDIVDQIAKVPTRNYGMHQNVPVNPVKITSVTIKAPVVKN from the coding sequence ATGTTAAAGAAATCATTATGTGTCATCGCACTTGCTGCGGTCAGTCTACCAAGCTTCGCTGCAAATACGATTATTGAGATGAAGACTTCATCTGGAAATATTGAAATTGAACTCTTCAATGACAAAGCTCCAATCTCGGCAAAGAACTTCGAAAGCTATGTAAAGAGCAACTTCTATAAGGACACGATTTTTCACCGCGTCATTCCAGGCTTTATGGTGCAGGGTGGTGGCTTTGATGTGAACATGCAAGAAAAAGCCAATACTCAAGCACCCATTAAAAATGAATCATCGAATGGTCTGCAAAATAAACGCGGTACTTTAGCCATGGCGCGTACCAATCAGCCAGATTCTGCCCGAGCACAATTCTTTGTGAACCTGGTCGATAATGATTTCCTGGATCGTTCTGCTAGAAATGCCGGCTATGCGGTATTTGGTAAGGTTACTAAAGGTATGGATATCGTCGATCAGATTGCCAAAGTACCGACCCGAAACTATGGAATGCATCAAAATGTGCCGGTGAACCCTGTAAAAATCACCAGTGTGACGATTAAAGCACCAGTCGTGAAAAACTAG
- a CDS encoding MFS transporter, with translation MAENMKRVANTVSVNDVIDQAKFTKFHLSIVLWCLFIVLFDGYDLAINGVVLPLLMQEWGMSAVQAGMLASTALAGMMFGAMLFGMLADKIGRKKVILICVSLFSAFTFLGGFTTNPTEFGILRFIAGLGIGGVLPNLVALTSEYAPKRLKSTLVTTMFSGYAVGGIMAALCGTWFTPSFGWEIMFFIAGIPLLFVPFFWKFLPESLTFLVKEQKVNEARRFIKQVEPTADIQEDTELVLASADQTQSASVKALFTENRATGTFLFWIAFFMCLLMLYALGSWLPKLMMAAGYSLGSSLMFLLALNIGAVIGTISGGILADRFDFKPVLMSMLTVGVLSLVGLGFNSPTPVIYLLVSLAGASSIGTSILLYSYVAQYYPVAVRSTGIGWASAVGRTGAIVGPIVIGMLLGMELPHKWNFIAVAMPGIIGIIAISMIRKPQPTRVMVKKLKTAKI, from the coding sequence ATGGCAGAAAACATGAAGCGAGTAGCAAACACGGTAAGTGTGAATGATGTGATTGATCAAGCAAAATTCACTAAATTTCACTTAAGCATTGTATTGTGGTGTTTATTTATTGTCCTATTTGACGGATATGATTTAGCAATTAACGGTGTCGTTCTGCCTCTACTTATGCAAGAGTGGGGCATGAGTGCTGTTCAAGCAGGCATGCTTGCAAGTACAGCACTCGCTGGCATGATGTTTGGAGCCATGCTGTTTGGGATGCTTGCAGACAAAATTGGTCGTAAAAAAGTTATCTTGATTTGTGTTTCTTTATTTAGTGCTTTTACATTTTTAGGTGGATTTACCACTAATCCAACAGAATTTGGTATTTTACGTTTTATTGCTGGTTTAGGGATTGGTGGTGTATTACCAAACTTAGTCGCTCTAACGTCTGAATATGCACCTAAACGTTTAAAAAGCACACTGGTAACCACCATGTTTAGTGGTTATGCGGTGGGCGGTATTATGGCTGCATTATGCGGTACATGGTTTACACCAAGTTTTGGTTGGGAAATTATGTTCTTCATTGCAGGTATTCCATTACTTTTTGTTCCATTTTTTTGGAAGTTCTTACCTGAGTCTTTAACTTTCCTCGTTAAAGAACAAAAAGTGAATGAAGCACGTCGTTTTATAAAGCAAGTCGAGCCAACTGCAGACATACAAGAAGATACTGAACTGGTTCTAGCTAGCGCTGATCAGACCCAAAGTGCATCAGTAAAAGCTTTATTTACAGAAAATCGTGCCACAGGAACATTCTTATTTTGGATTGCTTTCTTTATGTGCTTACTCATGCTTTACGCACTTGGAAGCTGGCTACCAAAACTGATGATGGCAGCGGGATATTCTTTAGGTAGCAGTTTAATGTTCTTATTAGCGCTGAATATTGGTGCCGTGATCGGAACCATTAGCGGTGGTATTTTGGCAGACCGTTTTGACTTTAAACCTGTTCTTATGAGTATGTTAACTGTCGGTGTACTATCTTTGGTTGGTTTGGGCTTTAATTCTCCAACCCCTGTTATTTATTTACTTGTCAGTTTAGCAGGTGCCTCATCTATTGGTACCAGTATCTTGTTATATAGCTATGTTGCTCAATACTATCCTGTTGCAGTACGTTCTACTGGTATTGGTTGGGCTTCTGCTGTAGGGCGTACAGGTGCAATTGTTGGCCCAATCGTGATTGGTATGCTGCTTGGTATGGAGTTACCACATAAATGGAACTTTATCGCGGTTGCAATGCCAGGTATTATTGGGATCATCGCTATTTCAATGATTCGTAAGCCACAACCTACTCGCGTTATGGTGAAAAAATTAAAAACAGCCAAAATTTAA